One region of Peribacillus simplex genomic DNA includes:
- a CDS encoding VanZ family protein, with translation MKKAFKIVLTLLPFLYMIAIWIMSSNPDDMILDLPSSSIDRFIKEALHLVEFALLYILLVSALAANQKLKPGLSLLAAIAACFYGVIDEYHQSFIPYRSATLIDVIKDIIGVAAVYFHVQYHYFKHERGFLTIIEKISTKK, from the coding sequence ATGAAAAAAGCCTTTAAAATCGTGTTAACGTTATTGCCTTTTCTATATATGATTGCCATTTGGATAATGTCGAGCAACCCCGATGATATGATTCTTGATCTTCCATCATCCTCAATTGACCGATTTATCAAAGAGGCACTTCATCTAGTCGAATTTGCCCTTTTGTATATATTATTGGTTTCTGCTCTTGCTGCAAACCAAAAACTGAAACCTGGATTAAGCTTGTTGGCGGCCATAGCAGCATGCTTTTACGGAGTTATAGATGAATATCACCAATCATTCATCCCATACCGCTCCGCTACCTTAATAGATGTCATTAAAGATATCATTGGAGTAGCTGCTGTGTATTTTCATGTCCAATATCATTATTTCAAGCATGAACGAGGCTTTTTGACCATTATAGAAAAAATAAGCACAAAAAAATGA
- the spoIID gene encoding stage II sporulation protein D encodes MKAIKPMIVLFIAVAFVIIMIPAVLVLPFSNDKTSGELAEQLEKKVKNEGKEVSANEMSSVEVAVYRTSARKIEKLPIETYLAGVVAAEMPADFEEEALKAQALTARTYIVNQLLSESRLGLPDGADVSDTVMHQVYKNNDELKKQWGSDYKWKMKKINKAIKETAGQILTYEGKPITATFFSTSNGYTENSEDYWQADFPYLKSVSSPWDKQESPKFYNKVVVNTADFESKLGVSLSSGTTIGTVIERTSGNRVGVVKIGGKKMTGKQIREKLGLTSSDFNWERQGNQIVITTKGSGHGVGMSQYGANGMAREGKTYEDIVKYYYKGVKVQSSSKWLNTMTAKK; translated from the coding sequence TTGAAAGCAATCAAACCGATGATTGTACTATTCATAGCAGTAGCATTCGTAATTATCATGATTCCAGCAGTGCTTGTGCTTCCATTTTCAAATGATAAGACAAGTGGAGAGTTAGCCGAACAATTAGAAAAAAAAGTGAAGAATGAAGGTAAAGAGGTAAGTGCAAATGAAATGAGTTCCGTTGAAGTTGCTGTTTACCGTACATCTGCAAGAAAGATTGAAAAACTGCCGATTGAAACATATTTAGCTGGTGTAGTAGCGGCTGAAATGCCAGCGGATTTCGAGGAAGAAGCACTTAAGGCACAAGCATTGACAGCGAGAACCTACATTGTCAATCAGCTCCTAAGCGAAAGTCGATTAGGCTTGCCTGATGGTGCCGATGTAAGCGATACGGTCATGCACCAAGTTTATAAGAATAATGATGAGCTGAAAAAACAGTGGGGCTCTGATTATAAATGGAAGATGAAGAAAATTAACAAAGCAATAAAGGAAACAGCGGGTCAAATTCTAACCTATGAAGGAAAACCGATTACTGCGACTTTTTTTTCGACCAGCAATGGCTACACTGAGAATTCCGAGGACTATTGGCAAGCGGATTTCCCCTATTTAAAAAGCGTATCCAGTCCTTGGGATAAACAGGAATCACCAAAGTTTTATAATAAAGTTGTTGTGAACACTGCAGATTTTGAAAGCAAACTGGGTGTAAGTCTATCATCGGGAACAACAATAGGAACTGTCATTGAAAGAACATCAGGCAATCGCGTAGGTGTGGTGAAAATCGGAGGAAAGAAAATGACAGGAAAACAAATCCGTGAAAAGCTGGGTCTGACATCATCCGATTTTAACTGGGAGCGTCAAGGCAACCAGATTGTCATCACGACAAAAGGATCTGGGCACGGAGTTGGAATGAGCCAATACGGTGCTAATGGAATGGCAAGGGAAGGGAAAACCTATGAAGACATCGTAAAATATTATTATAAAGGAGTTAAAGTTCAGTCTTCAAGTAAGTGGCTGAATACGATGACGGCAAAAAAATGA
- the murA gene encoding UDP-N-acetylglucosamine 1-carboxyvinyltransferase: protein MEKIIVRGGKRLSGTVKVEGAKNAVLPVIAATLLASDGKSIIKDVPTLSDVYTINEVLRNLNADVAFHDNQVTVDASRELLEEAPFEYVRKMRASVLVMGSLLARNGRARVALPGGCAIGSRPIDQHLKGFEAMGAKVKVGNGFIDAEVEGRLKGARVYLDFPSVGATENIMMAATLAEGITVLENVAKEPEIVDLANFLNKMGAKVRGAGTGTMRIEGVDKLYGTEHAIIPDRIEAGTFMTAAALTGGNVLVQGAVPEHLTSLIAKMAEMGVEILEEEDGLRVIGPKTLKAIDIKTMPHPGFPTDMQSQMMALLLRAEGTSMITETVFENRFMHVEEFRRMNANIKIEGRSVIVNGPTNIQGAEVAATDLRAAAALILTGLVADGITRVTELKHLDRGYVNFHGKLASLGADVERINEDVPAETKKIADLNA, encoded by the coding sequence TTGGAAAAAATCATCGTCCGCGGCGGAAAAAGGCTTAGCGGGACAGTTAAAGTAGAAGGTGCTAAAAACGCCGTTTTGCCAGTTATCGCTGCAACATTATTAGCAAGTGATGGGAAAAGTATCATTAAAGATGTTCCTACGCTCTCCGATGTATATACAATCAATGAAGTATTGCGCAACTTAAATGCAGATGTTGCCTTTCATGACAATCAAGTAACTGTAGATGCATCAAGAGAGTTATTAGAAGAAGCACCATTTGAATATGTACGAAAAATGAGAGCTTCCGTTTTAGTGATGGGCTCATTACTAGCAAGGAATGGCCGGGCCCGCGTTGCTCTTCCTGGTGGCTGTGCCATCGGATCACGTCCTATCGACCAGCATTTAAAGGGCTTTGAAGCGATGGGAGCAAAAGTGAAGGTCGGCAATGGTTTCATTGATGCCGAGGTAGAAGGCAGACTTAAGGGTGCAAGAGTGTATCTTGACTTCCCAAGTGTGGGTGCCACTGAAAACATCATGATGGCAGCAACACTTGCAGAAGGTATAACTGTTCTTGAAAATGTGGCCAAAGAGCCTGAAATTGTAGATCTTGCGAATTTCCTTAATAAAATGGGTGCCAAAGTCAGAGGTGCTGGTACTGGTACGATGAGAATCGAGGGTGTCGATAAATTATATGGCACTGAACATGCGATTATACCTGACCGTATCGAAGCCGGTACATTTATGACGGCTGCTGCTCTTACTGGCGGCAATGTTCTTGTTCAAGGCGCTGTACCTGAACACCTTACTTCCCTTATTGCTAAAATGGCAGAAATGGGTGTTGAAATTCTTGAAGAAGAAGATGGATTACGCGTTATCGGTCCAAAAACCTTGAAGGCCATTGATATCAAAACAATGCCGCATCCTGGTTTCCCGACTGATATGCAATCGCAAATGATGGCATTATTATTGCGTGCTGAAGGAACAAGTATGATTACGGAGACCGTTTTCGAAAACCGTTTTATGCATGTTGAGGAATTCCGTCGCATGAATGCCAATATTAAAATTGAAGGTCGTTCTGTTATCGTTAATGGACCAACTAACATACAAGGTGCTGAAGTAGCTGCAACAGATTTACGTGCCGCGGCAGCGCTCATCCTGACTGGATTGGTTGCAGATGGCATTACTCGTGTTACAGAATTAAAGCATCTTGACAGAGGATACGTGAATTTCCATGGTAAATTGGCTTCTCTAGGTGCCGATGTGGAACGTATTAACGAAGATGTACCTGCAGAAACAAAAAAAATTGCCGATTTAAACGCATAA
- a CDS encoding YwmB family TATA-box binding protein, translated as MYNLNKKMLTYIVFLGLMVILIGNSTIVAESKPDIVKLVGLLQKDKDLNIGDWSVLAREINKEITTKQEFEREVTALKRKYPQFQWHRKDDASGWKAEALTYNVDSGLTESIKIMTTEEKFDKVTYVIYEVKGKEWEKANSAFFTTTFQNRVNELFIGTPSIFSCIKGSINDNMDSVLNSKTEDLLDMFQAREIESVHETNFTSISAHSTLFKQPLTKEKLNLQFGLRTEGLGDRTNFVVGTPIITFEY; from the coding sequence ATGTATAATTTAAACAAAAAAATGTTAACATACATAGTATTTCTTGGTTTGATGGTGATTTTAATTGGGAATAGTACGATTGTGGCAGAAAGTAAACCAGATATAGTTAAATTGGTGGGACTGTTACAAAAGGATAAGGATTTGAACATAGGGGATTGGTCTGTACTCGCTAGAGAAATAAATAAAGAGATTACAACTAAACAAGAGTTTGAAAGAGAAGTTACGGCTTTAAAACGAAAATACCCTCAATTTCAATGGCACCGGAAAGATGATGCTTCCGGCTGGAAGGCTGAGGCGTTAACTTACAATGTCGATTCAGGTCTAACCGAGTCCATCAAAATAATGACAACGGAAGAGAAATTTGATAAAGTTACCTATGTCATTTACGAAGTGAAGGGAAAAGAGTGGGAAAAAGCTAATTCGGCATTTTTTACAACTACGTTCCAGAACAGGGTGAATGAACTATTTATAGGGACTCCTTCAATTTTTTCTTGTATTAAAGGGTCTATCAATGATAATATGGATTCGGTTTTAAACTCTAAAACTGAAGACCTGTTAGATATGTTCCAAGCAAGGGAAATTGAGAGTGTGCATGAAACAAACTTTACATCTATATCTGCACATTCAACATTGTTTAAACAACCTTTGACAAAAGAAAAATTAAATTTGCAGTTTGGGCTACGGACAGAAGGATTGGGTGACCGAACGAACTTTGTAGTTGGCACACCAATCATAACGTTTGAATATTAA
- a CDS encoding DUF1146 family protein: MFSAMGQQALTGIIAHLFFIAVTWWALQALHFDKILRSNSVIKARVLYILLTVAIGSVVSNFFLDYLGFANQLPYMFSDD; this comes from the coding sequence ATGTTTTCAGCAATGGGACAGCAGGCTTTAACAGGAATAATTGCACACTTGTTTTTCATTGCAGTTACCTGGTGGGCTTTACAGGCATTACACTTTGATAAAATCTTAAGATCCAATTCGGTCATCAAGGCCAGGGTTTTATATATTTTATTAACGGTTGCCATCGGTTCAGTTGTGAGTAATTTCTTCCTTGACTACCTGGGATTTGCAAACCAACTCCCGTATATGTTTAGTGATGACTGA
- the nuoN gene encoding NADH-quinone oxidoreductase subunit NuoN, whose product MEWNTMLSYDWGAMMPEFIILGTAMILSILDLFWPKHFNRRKLAWLALTGIILACLSLISLLSFETVSILSDTFRLDSFAKAFKLLLLFGAGLIILLAEGYEPQEGLREHRGEFYYLFLTALLGAMVMSSSGDLITLFVGLELLSLSSYILVGMRKHDRKSNEASMKYVINGGISTAITLFGMSYLYGVTGSVNLGEMSRTMAAMTDGQLQYIMGLAFFMVFVGLSFKIAAAPFHMWAPDIYEGAPTPVVAFLSVISKIAGFVIILRIFLSLFLTASGDTFGALDFLEKNNIYIASLAGLTIIIGNVVALRQHNLKRLFAYSSIAHAGYLLVAVATLGGGYFLIDTVWFYLMAYVLMNIGAFAVIQLLASQSGSEDISILAGLGRKSPFLAIGFTVFILSLAGIPGTTGFIGKLNIFLGTFITEPGHFVLAGIMIAGTVVSYVYYFGILVQVFFRPIHSEKVIKIRSGLSAVLIICVIGTILFGVAPNIALDFIHDQFGEFTDFISSK is encoded by the coding sequence ATGGAGTGGAACACGATGCTTTCTTATGATTGGGGAGCGATGATGCCGGAATTCATCATCCTTGGAACGGCCATGATCCTTTCGATATTGGATTTATTCTGGCCGAAGCACTTTAATCGGAGAAAACTGGCATGGCTCGCGCTAACCGGAATCATTTTGGCATGTTTGTCACTGATTAGCTTACTATCCTTTGAGACAGTCAGTATCTTATCCGATACGTTTCGTTTAGATTCTTTTGCAAAAGCATTTAAGCTACTCCTATTATTCGGGGCGGGCCTAATCATCCTTCTGGCTGAAGGCTATGAACCGCAAGAGGGGCTGCGAGAGCATCGGGGGGAATTTTATTATCTGTTCCTGACCGCTTTGCTTGGAGCGATGGTCATGTCCTCAAGCGGGGATTTGATAACACTGTTCGTTGGATTGGAACTTCTTTCACTTTCATCCTATATATTAGTCGGAATGCGTAAACATGATCGGAAGTCTAACGAAGCGTCCATGAAGTATGTGATAAACGGAGGTATTTCCACGGCGATCACTTTATTCGGGATGAGCTATTTATATGGAGTGACTGGTTCTGTCAATCTAGGCGAGATGAGCCGGACGATGGCTGCGATGACGGATGGTCAGCTGCAATATATTATGGGCCTCGCTTTCTTCATGGTATTTGTCGGTTTATCCTTCAAGATAGCTGCTGCCCCATTTCATATGTGGGCACCTGATATATATGAGGGGGCACCGACACCAGTTGTAGCCTTCTTAAGTGTAATTTCGAAAATAGCGGGTTTCGTCATCATCCTGCGCATTTTTCTTTCGTTGTTCCTAACAGCTTCCGGCGATACCTTCGGAGCACTCGACTTTTTGGAAAAAAATAATATCTATATAGCTTCATTGGCAGGTCTGACAATCATCATTGGAAATGTGGTTGCGTTAAGGCAGCATAATCTAAAACGATTGTTCGCTTATTCAAGCATTGCCCATGCGGGTTACCTCCTTGTAGCGGTGGCTACATTGGGCGGGGGATATTTCCTGATCGATACAGTCTGGTTTTACCTAATGGCTTATGTATTAATGAATATCGGTGCATTTGCAGTCATTCAGCTGCTCGCCAGCCAAAGTGGATCAGAAGACATTAGCATTCTTGCAGGACTTGGGAGGAAATCACCGTTTCTTGCCATAGGATTTACTGTATTTATCCTATCGCTTGCAGGAATTCCCGGGACGACAGGATTCATTGGCAAACTCAATATATTCCTTGGAACATTCATTACGGAACCTGGACATTTTGTCCTTGCGGGAATCATGATTGCCGGTACTGTTGTGTCCTATGTGTATTATTTCGGAATATTGGTTCAAGTCTTTTTCCGGCCCATTCATTCAGAGAAGGTCATTAAAATTCGTTCGGGTCTATCCGCCGTGTTGATCATTTGCGTAATAGGCACCATACTTTTCGGGGTGGCGCCAAATATTGCCTTAGATTTTATTCATGATCAATTCGGTGAATTTACAGACTTTATTTCGAGTAAATGA
- a CDS encoding complex I subunit 4 family protein has translation MNVHLLSLLVFSPLLGIVMVALMPKKEERTIKQFGFFGTLPPLFLSFFLCSQYYSGVALSLFDIKLNWIRFGNLEMYDPKLFTVDFELGLDGLSLIFILLTTIISSLAAIASIYIKQGWKGYYLLFLILEIGMLGVFTAENLILFFIFFEMTLIPAFFLIGRWGFLEREKASYSFLIYNGIGSAVLLVAILVLFARTGTTNIAALTQIMTMGGVSLFAPISGSMKFGLCLAFLVAFAIKLPVFPFHSWMVRVHAEAPPSIVMIHAGVLLKIGAYGMIRFGMGIFPEQYKSLAFTVVLFGVLSFLYGAFLALVQTDFKLVLAYSSISHMGIVMMGLGALNEAGIQGAIFQVISHGLIAALLFFLVAVLYERTGTTMLPKLGGLAKSMPIFSGFMLACGLASLGLPGMSGFISEFMVFLGLFKSQPLLAAIGVIGLVLTAVYILRAVMLMTFGKNDRLVEKEKRDLRGWELVPATVLLGLIISVGVYPNLLGGPLQGTIKAMMLALGGR, from the coding sequence ATGAATGTCCATTTGCTCTCGCTTTTAGTGTTTTCACCTCTGCTGGGCATAGTGATGGTTGCCCTTATGCCGAAAAAAGAGGAAAGGACGATTAAACAATTTGGATTTTTCGGAACACTGCCTCCCCTTTTCCTATCGTTCTTTCTATGCAGCCAATATTATTCGGGTGTGGCCCTATCCTTATTTGACATTAAGTTGAATTGGATAAGATTTGGGAATTTGGAGATGTATGATCCCAAGCTCTTCACGGTTGACTTTGAGTTGGGGCTGGATGGATTAAGTCTTATCTTCATATTACTGACGACAATCATTTCTTCATTGGCCGCAATCGCCTCCATTTATATAAAACAAGGATGGAAAGGTTATTATTTGTTATTTTTAATCTTGGAGATTGGGATGCTTGGTGTCTTCACGGCAGAAAATTTGATCCTTTTTTTCATATTTTTTGAAATGACGCTGATTCCCGCTTTCTTTTTAATTGGTAGATGGGGCTTTCTGGAGAGGGAGAAAGCGTCTTATAGTTTTCTGATTTATAATGGCATTGGTTCGGCGGTTTTATTGGTGGCTATTTTGGTTTTGTTTGCCAGGACAGGTACGACCAATATTGCGGCTTTGACACAGATTATGACAATGGGCGGTGTTTCTCTTTTTGCACCAATATCCGGTTCGATGAAGTTTGGTTTATGTCTGGCCTTTCTCGTTGCATTTGCGATAAAGCTGCCCGTATTTCCCTTTCACAGCTGGATGGTGCGAGTCCATGCAGAAGCACCTCCATCCATAGTGATGATTCATGCAGGTGTACTATTGAAAATAGGGGCATATGGAATGATCCGGTTTGGAATGGGGATATTTCCTGAACAATATAAAAGCTTGGCCTTTACCGTTGTCCTATTTGGGGTCCTCAGTTTTTTATATGGTGCATTTTTAGCATTGGTACAAACGGATTTTAAACTTGTTTTAGCATACTCGTCAATCTCACATATGGGAATCGTCATGATGGGGCTGGGAGCCTTGAATGAAGCGGGCATTCAGGGAGCAATTTTTCAAGTCATCTCACATGGTCTTATTGCTGCTTTGTTATTTTTCTTGGTGGCTGTGTTGTATGAGCGGACGGGAACCACCATGCTTCCTAAGCTTGGGGGATTGGCCAAGTCGATGCCGATTTTTTCAGGCTTCATGTTAGCATGCGGGCTGGCCTCACTCGGTTTGCCTGGCATGTCGGGCTTCATCAGTGAATTCATGGTATTTCTTGGCTTGTTCAAGAGTCAGCCATTGCTTGCAGCAATTGGTGTGATCGGGCTGGTATTAACCGCTGTCTATATACTGAGGGCGGTCATGTTGATGACGTTCGGGAAAAATGATAGATTGGTAGAGAAAGAGAAACGGGACCTTAGAGGCTGGGAGCTTGTACCAGCAACGGTTCTTCTCGGTTTGATAATATCCGTTGGGGTATACCCAAATTTGTTAGGCGGGCCTCTTCAAGGAACGATTAAAGCCATGATGCTAGCTCTAGGGGGGCGATGA
- the nuoL gene encoding NADH-quinone oxidoreductase subunit L codes for MMENAWLIPIFPLVTFLVLLLSGGRLRERGAHIGIICTLASFVLSLLALIERFKEPTYKISIDWLSFGRTQLTAGFEINQLNALMLVIVSLVSLLVQIYSKGYMKGEVRFSIFYAYLGFFTFAMLGLVMAPNLLQLYLFWELVGVGSFLLIGFYFYKEEAKNAAKKAFIMTRIGDVGLLIGIILLFWETGSFEYGEIFQAVQSDVISNGRLTLIAILIFIGAVGKSGQFPLHTWLPDAMEGPTPVSALIHAATMVAAGVYLVATMFPLFLASFAAMQVVAITGGFTAIFAASIAIVQKDVKRVLAYSTISQLGFMMLALGTAGYVAGVFHLMTHAFFKALLFLAAGSVIHAIHTQDLEKMGGLWGKLNWTGPLFLTGTLAISGFPLLSGFFSKDEILMAAWENGNYVLFGLAAITSFLTAFYMFRLFFMIFAGASRSQVKQVKESPSIMLLPMLVLGLLAVISGYLQTPWFGDFLGEWLVEGNENLLGASHSEGPVWIMFMAVLVSLAGIFLAYTIYAKKRLHPDWLVKDNSELYRILENKYYIDEIYHFTVGHAIKGFSIFLSYFERFIVGGLVSTVTSSIEGLGKIGSKLQTGQVQQYGMIAFLGLAVLLVIFAVTGGYLR; via the coding sequence ATGATGGAGAACGCTTGGCTCATACCGATCTTTCCACTCGTCACGTTTCTGGTTCTGCTTCTATCAGGTGGGCGGTTGAGGGAACGAGGGGCTCATATAGGAATTATATGTACTTTGGCTTCGTTTGTTTTATCTTTGCTTGCCTTGATAGAACGGTTTAAAGAACCTACTTATAAAATATCGATTGATTGGCTTTCCTTCGGAAGGACGCAACTAACAGCGGGATTTGAAATCAATCAGCTTAATGCCTTGATGCTTGTGATCGTTTCCCTTGTCAGCCTGCTTGTTCAGATATATTCGAAGGGGTATATGAAGGGTGAAGTGCGATTCTCCATTTTTTATGCTTATCTGGGCTTCTTCACCTTTGCCATGCTTGGGCTTGTCATGGCACCTAATTTATTACAACTATATCTCTTTTGGGAATTGGTCGGGGTGGGGTCTTTCCTGCTTATTGGGTTTTACTTTTATAAAGAGGAAGCTAAGAATGCAGCAAAGAAGGCATTCATCATGACAAGGATTGGGGATGTAGGGCTCTTAATCGGTATTATTCTACTATTCTGGGAAACAGGCAGCTTTGAATATGGGGAGATCTTTCAAGCCGTTCAATCGGACGTTATATCAAATGGAAGGTTGACTTTGATCGCTATTTTGATTTTTATCGGTGCGGTTGGGAAGTCGGGACAATTTCCACTACACACATGGCTTCCGGATGCAATGGAGGGACCGACTCCGGTTTCCGCATTGATTCACGCAGCAACTATGGTTGCTGCAGGGGTTTACCTGGTGGCGACCATGTTTCCGTTATTCCTGGCTAGTTTTGCTGCGATGCAGGTCGTAGCAATAACAGGTGGATTTACAGCCATCTTTGCCGCAAGCATTGCTATAGTGCAAAAGGATGTTAAGCGCGTATTGGCCTATTCGACAATCTCTCAGCTTGGTTTTATGATGCTTGCTTTGGGTACTGCTGGATATGTGGCGGGGGTGTTTCATTTAATGACCCATGCCTTTTTTAAAGCATTGCTGTTTTTGGCAGCAGGCAGTGTTATTCACGCTATACATACACAGGATTTGGAAAAGATGGGGGGATTATGGGGTAAATTGAATTGGACTGGGCCGCTGTTCTTGACTGGCACTTTGGCGATATCAGGATTCCCCTTGCTCTCGGGTTTTTTCAGTAAAGATGAAATTCTAATGGCAGCCTGGGAGAATGGAAATTATGTTTTGTTTGGACTAGCGGCTATTACCTCCTTTTTAACTGCGTTTTATATGTTCCGGCTGTTTTTCATGATCTTTGCAGGAGCTTCACGCAGTCAAGTAAAACAGGTCAAGGAATCACCTTCCATCATGCTACTTCCCATGCTCGTATTGGGATTGCTTGCTGTAATCAGTGGATATCTCCAAACACCTTGGTTTGGAGATTTCCTGGGAGAGTGGCTTGTGGAGGGAAATGAAAATCTTCTAGGCGCCAGCCATAGTGAAGGACCTGTTTGGATCATGTTCATGGCCGTTCTTGTATCGCTGGCCGGGATATTCCTTGCTTATACGATTTACGCTAAAAAGAGGTTACATCCGGACTGGCTTGTTAAGGATAACTCCGAGTTATATAGAATTTTGGAAAATAAGTATTATATTGATGAGATTTATCATTTCACTGTAGGCCATGCAATCAAAGGCTTCAGTATATTCCTATCTTATTTCGAAAGATTCATTGTCGGTGGCTTGGTATCCACTGTTACAAGTTCAATAGAAGGATTGGGGAAAATAGGATCTAAATTGCAAACGGGGCAGGTACAGCAATATGGAATGATAGCCTTTCTGGGACTTGCGGTACTGTTGGTGATTTTTGCAGTAACTGGGGGGTATCTAAGATGA
- the nuoK gene encoding NADH-quinone oxidoreductase subunit NuoK has translation MTGVPLSAYLVLALVLFCIGLYGALTKRNAVIVLISIELMLNAANINLIAFSKFGVTPSITGQVFSLFTITIAAAEAAVGLAILMSLYRNRKTVNVDEMDIMKH, from the coding sequence ATGACGGGAGTTCCTTTGTCGGCCTATCTTGTATTGGCACTCGTTTTATTTTGTATAGGGCTATATGGCGCTTTGACGAAAAGAAATGCGGTCATTGTATTGATTTCAATCGAACTGATGCTGAACGCTGCGAATATTAACTTAATTGCCTTCAGTAAATTCGGGGTAACGCCATCCATTACGGGTCAAGTGTTTTCATTATTCACGATTACAATCGCTGCAGCCGAGGCAGCTGTAGGGCTCGCTATTTTAATGTCCCTTTATCGCAACCGGAAGACGGTCAATGTCGATGAAATGGATATCATGAAGCATTGA
- a CDS encoding NADH-quinone oxidoreductase subunit J translates to MSLSGELIAFFGLALVAILGGVLLITLTKVVHMVIALVFTFLSIAGIYMVLSAEFVAIVQILIYSGAITIVMLFGIMLTKHQESDEPAKGGWGKFSLLAAIAGFAVAVYLGIYNLDIPVQPTALHEENTKQIGIELFSKYVIPFEVMSVLLLVALVGAIVLAKKDDEEGDQS, encoded by the coding sequence ATGAGTTTGTCCGGTGAATTAATTGCCTTTTTTGGATTGGCACTCGTCGCCATTTTAGGCGGGGTACTGCTAATTACCTTAACTAAAGTAGTGCACATGGTAATTGCACTCGTTTTTACTTTCTTGAGCATTGCTGGCATTTATATGGTACTTTCGGCCGAGTTCGTCGCCATTGTCCAAATCCTTATTTATTCAGGGGCAATTACGATCGTGATGTTATTTGGAATTATGCTCACGAAACACCAAGAAAGTGATGAACCCGCTAAAGGGGGGTGGGGGAAATTCTCCTTGCTGGCAGCGATTGCTGGATTTGCCGTGGCGGTTTATCTAGGGATTTATAATCTGGATATACCCGTACAGCCTACCGCCTTGCATGAGGAAAATACAAAACAAATAGGAATCGAACTTTTTTCAAAATATGTGATTCCATTTGAAGTAATGTCGGTACTCCTGCTTGTTGCTTTAGTCGGCGCCATCGTATTGGCTAAAAAGGATGATGAGGAGGGAGATCAATCATGA
- the nuoI gene encoding NADH-quinone oxidoreductase subunit NuoI, translating to MLGLAKGLTYTLKNLTRKKVTYDYPNEPLPLPDRFRGIQKFYPEKCIVCNQCVTICPTDCIQLTGKKHPDQSKKGKIIDTYDINFEICILCDLCTEVCPTEAIVMTNQFELAEYSREHLFKNLEWLDENDENIRKVNKV from the coding sequence ATGCTTGGTTTAGCAAAAGGTTTGACCTATACATTAAAGAACTTGACGAGGAAAAAAGTGACCTATGACTACCCGAATGAGCCGCTGCCGCTCCCTGACCGATTCCGAGGAATCCAAAAATTTTATCCTGAAAAGTGTATTGTATGTAATCAATGCGTGACGATTTGTCCAACCGATTGTATTCAATTAACTGGTAAAAAACATCCGGACCAGTCGAAAAAAGGTAAAATCATTGATACGTATGACATTAATTTCGAAATTTGCATTTTGTGTGATTTATGTACGGAGGTCTGCCCTACAGAAGCAATCGTGATGACGAACCAATTTGAGCTGGCGGAGTATAGCCGTGAACATTTATTTAAAAATCTGGAGTGGCTGGATGAAAATGATGAGAATATCCGGAAGGTGAATAAAGTATGA